A region of Streptomyces sp. TG1A-60 DNA encodes the following proteins:
- a CDS encoding S66 peptidase family protein gives MTPPSCPPKPAPGDRVAVISPSAGLPELFPRPYELGLERLREEYGLEPVEYPTTRKMGTTPRERADDIHAAFADPDVKAVFTSIGGDDQISVLPLLDRELLRDRPKPFFGMSDNTNLLAFLYNAGVVGYHGGTVMTSLGRPGAMDRLTADSLRAALFTSGPYELRPAERFNDVNRDWADPATFDAEPETVPGTGWTWVNPERVVEGRTWGGCLEILGWLLMADREVPRDLSVLDGGVLFLETSEELPSGEEVFRILRNMGERGLLRRFAALLMGRPKSWSFERPNTPEEAARYAAGQREAVLRAMRTYAPDSMIVFDVDFGHTDPQLVIPYGGVIRVDGPARRITVTY, from the coding sequence ATGACACCCCCCTCGTGTCCTCCGAAGCCCGCCCCCGGCGATCGCGTAGCCGTCATATCGCCGTCCGCCGGTCTGCCGGAGCTGTTCCCGCGCCCTTACGAACTGGGCCTGGAGCGGCTGCGCGAGGAGTACGGCCTCGAACCGGTCGAGTACCCGACGACCCGGAAGATGGGCACGACGCCGCGGGAGCGGGCCGACGACATCCACGCGGCCTTCGCCGACCCGGACGTCAAGGCCGTCTTCACATCCATCGGCGGCGACGACCAGATCAGCGTGCTGCCGCTGCTCGACCGGGAGTTGCTGCGGGACCGTCCCAAGCCGTTCTTCGGCATGAGCGACAACACGAACCTGCTGGCGTTCCTGTACAACGCCGGTGTCGTGGGCTATCACGGCGGCACCGTGATGACCTCGCTGGGCCGGCCCGGCGCCATGGACCGGCTGACCGCCGACTCCCTGCGCGCGGCGCTGTTCACCTCGGGGCCGTACGAGCTGCGCCCCGCCGAGCGTTTCAACGACGTCAACCGCGACTGGGCCGACCCTGCGACCTTCGACGCGGAGCCGGAGACCGTGCCCGGCACCGGATGGACCTGGGTGAACCCCGAGCGTGTGGTGGAGGGGCGCACGTGGGGCGGCTGTCTGGAGATCCTCGGCTGGCTGCTGATGGCCGACCGCGAGGTACCGCGCGACCTGTCCGTCCTCGACGGCGGTGTGCTCTTCCTGGAGACCTCGGAGGAACTGCCGAGCGGCGAGGAGGTCTTCCGCATCCTGCGGAATATGGGCGAGCGCGGCCTGCTCCGGCGCTTCGCCGCGCTGCTGATGGGCCGCCCCAAGAGCTGGTCCTTCGAGCGGCCCAACACGCCCGAGGAGGCGGCCCGTTACGCGGCCGGTCAGCGGGAGGCCGTACTGCGCGCCATGCGGACGTACGCCCCCGACAGCATGATCGTCTTCGACGTGGACTTCGGGCACACCGACCCACAGCTCGTCATCCCCTACGGAGGTGTGATCCGGGTGGACGGGCCCGCCCGGCGCATCACCGTGACCTACTGA
- a CDS encoding carbohydrate kinase: MIVVAGEALIDLVPRGAAPLVDLRPARGGGPYNTAVALGRLGSPTAFCSRVSYDAYGEALLDGLRDAGVDVTPVQRGPEPTTLAVASIGEGGSARYSFYVEGSADRLFEAPARLPEGTRAVSFGTCSLVLEPGASAYEELLHTTAAQGVFTALDPNIRPGLIPDADAYRARFTSWLPSVSLLKLSEEDAEWLGGAPRQWLGSGPSAVVITHGGDGLTVHTRAGAEHSVPGEKTDVVDTIGAGDTVNAALLHGLSARDTLCAAALAALGADDWTRLLRFAARAAAITCSRAGAEPPYAAEVGEDF; the protein is encoded by the coding sequence GTGATCGTCGTCGCCGGTGAAGCCCTGATCGACCTGGTCCCCCGGGGCGCGGCGCCGCTCGTGGACCTGCGGCCGGCACGCGGCGGCGGCCCCTACAACACGGCCGTCGCACTCGGCCGCCTCGGCTCCCCCACCGCCTTCTGCTCCCGGGTGTCGTACGACGCCTACGGCGAGGCCCTGCTGGACGGCCTGCGCGACGCGGGCGTGGACGTGACCCCCGTACAGCGCGGCCCCGAGCCCACGACTCTCGCGGTGGCCTCGATCGGCGAGGGCGGCTCGGCCCGGTACTCCTTCTACGTCGAGGGCAGCGCCGACCGCCTGTTCGAGGCCCCCGCCCGGCTCCCCGAGGGCACCCGGGCCGTGTCCTTCGGCACCTGCTCACTCGTCCTGGAACCGGGCGCGAGCGCCTACGAGGAGCTGCTGCACACCACGGCCGCCCAGGGCGTGTTCACCGCCCTCGACCCGAACATCCGGCCGGGCCTGATCCCCGACGCGGACGCCTACCGGGCCCGATTCACGAGCTGGCTGCCCTCGGTGTCGTTGCTCAAGCTCTCCGAGGAGGACGCGGAGTGGCTGGGCGGCGCCCCGCGCCAGTGGCTGGGCTCCGGCCCCTCGGCCGTAGTGATCACCCACGGCGGTGACGGTCTGACCGTCCACACCCGCGCCGGCGCGGAGCACTCCGTACCGGGCGAGAAGACCGACGTCGTCGACACCATCGGCGCCGGGGACACGGTCAACGCGGCGCTCCTCCACGGTCTGTCGGCCCGGGACACCCTCTGCGCCGCAGCCCTCGCGGCTCTCGGCGCCGACGACTGGACCCGGTTGCTGCGCTTCGCCGCCCGCGCCGCGGCGATCACCTGCTCCCGCGCGGGCGCGGAACCGCCGTACGCGGCGGAGGTGGGCGAGGACTTCTAG
- a CDS encoding MBL fold metallo-hydrolase — protein sequence MTYSGAVKVGGPADVHELPDLMISKVAVGPMNNNAYLLRCRATDEQLLIDAANDAGTLLTLIGDDGIASVVTTHQHGDHWQALAEVVAATGARTHAGRDDAEGIPVATDVPVDDGETIRVGRVELTARHLVGHTPGSIALVYDDPHGHPHVFTGDCLFPGGVGNTRKDPKAFARLIHDVETKIFDVLPDETWVYPGHGDDTTLGAERPHLPEWHARGW from the coding sequence ATGACGTACAGCGGAGCGGTGAAGGTCGGCGGTCCTGCGGACGTGCACGAGCTGCCGGACCTGATGATCTCCAAGGTCGCGGTCGGTCCGATGAACAACAACGCGTATCTGCTGCGCTGCCGGGCCACCGACGAGCAGTTGCTGATCGACGCCGCGAACGACGCCGGCACCCTGCTCACCCTGATCGGTGACGACGGGATCGCCTCCGTCGTCACCACGCATCAGCACGGCGACCACTGGCAGGCGCTCGCCGAGGTCGTGGCGGCCACCGGCGCCCGTACGCACGCGGGCCGGGACGACGCCGAGGGCATCCCGGTGGCGACCGACGTCCCCGTCGACGACGGGGAGACGATCCGGGTGGGGCGCGTGGAACTCACCGCGCGCCACCTGGTGGGGCACACGCCGGGCTCGATCGCCCTGGTCTACGACGACCCGCACGGGCATCCGCATGTGTTCACCGGGGACTGCCTCTTCCCGGGCGGCGTGGGCAACACCCGCAAGGACCCGAAGGCGTTCGCCCGTCTGATCCACGACGTGGAGACGAAGATCTTCGACGTGCTGCCCGACGAGACCTGGGTCTACCCGGGCCACGGCGACGACACGACGCTCGGCGCGGAGCGCCCCCACCTGCCGGAGTGGCACGCGCGGGGCTGGTGA
- a CDS encoding maleylpyruvate isomerase family mycothiol-dependent enzyme has product MMDHARDLASVREATDRLLTAAAELDNAAVTEPSRLPGWTRGHILAHLARNADALVNVLEGRPMYVSGEARDAAIERDAPRPLQAQLADIRDSAGRFQDAASVTGDWSRTVELRNGVTDSASRLPFRRWIEVELHHVDLGIGYELEDLPAEFVQREIKFLADRFRDHPGVPALLIKQDDGRMIPTGAVEGVTAEQPDSGYRPPHLDLTVSGSRADLLGWLAGRRDGSALRVEGGALPSLPPL; this is encoded by the coding sequence ATGATGGATCACGCACGTGACCTGGCCTCTGTACGGGAAGCGACGGACCGGCTGCTCACCGCAGCAGCCGAACTGGACAACGCAGCTGTGACCGAGCCGTCACGGCTGCCCGGCTGGACCCGCGGTCACATCCTCGCCCACCTCGCCCGCAACGCGGACGCGCTCGTGAACGTCCTCGAAGGGCGTCCCATGTACGTCTCCGGGGAGGCCCGGGACGCCGCCATCGAGCGGGACGCGCCCCGGCCCCTGCAGGCCCAGCTCGCCGACATACGCGACAGCGCGGGCCGCTTTCAGGACGCCGCCTCGGTCACCGGGGACTGGTCCCGCACCGTCGAGCTCCGCAACGGGGTCACGGATTCGGCGTCCCGGCTGCCGTTCCGGCGCTGGATCGAGGTGGAGCTGCACCATGTGGACCTGGGGATCGGATACGAGCTGGAGGACCTGCCGGCGGAGTTCGTCCAGCGCGAGATCAAGTTCCTCGCCGACCGGTTCCGCGACCACCCTGGTGTCCCCGCTCTGCTGATCAAGCAGGACGACGGGCGCATGATCCCCACCGGGGCCGTCGAGGGCGTCACCGCAGAGCAGCCCGACAGCGGCTACCGGCCGCCCCACCTCGACCTCACGGTCAGCGGCAGCCGGGCCGACCTCCTCGGCTGGCTCGCGGGGCGCCGCGACGGCAGCGCGCTGCGCGTCGAAGGAGGGGCGCTCCCGTCACTGCCCCCGCTATAG
- a CDS encoding TerC family protein: MDVSTTLWVLTVVGLAALIAVDFFIGRKPHDVSIKEAGIWTVVWIVLAALFGLGLFVLAGGQPAGEFFAGFITEKSLSVDNLFVFVLIMAKFSVPSQYQQRVLLVGVLIALVLRAIFIAAGAAIIASFSWVFYIFGAFLIYTAWKLIQEARADEPEEEYEENKLLKAVEKRFGVADRYHGTKLWIEQNGKRVMTPMLVVMLAIGSTDILFALDSIPAIFGLTQDPYIVFTANAFALMGLRQLYFLIGGLLKKLVHLSYGLSVILGFIGVKLVLHALHESGVHVPEISIPVSLGVICAVLVITTISSLIASKKQAAAEADQEKDEDAEKDSVEA; encoded by the coding sequence GTGGATGTTTCCACGACCCTATGGGTCCTGACAGTTGTGGGCCTTGCCGCCCTCATCGCGGTCGACTTCTTCATCGGCCGCAAGCCACATGACGTGTCCATCAAGGAAGCCGGAATCTGGACGGTCGTCTGGATCGTCCTGGCCGCCCTGTTCGGACTCGGGCTGTTCGTCCTCGCCGGCGGCCAGCCGGCCGGAGAGTTCTTCGCGGGCTTCATCACCGAGAAGTCCCTGAGCGTCGACAACCTCTTCGTCTTCGTCCTGATCATGGCGAAGTTCTCGGTGCCCTCGCAGTACCAGCAGCGGGTGCTGCTGGTCGGTGTGCTCATAGCTCTGGTGCTGCGCGCCATATTCATCGCCGCGGGCGCGGCGATCATCGCCAGCTTCTCCTGGGTCTTCTACATCTTCGGCGCGTTCCTGATCTACACCGCCTGGAAGCTGATCCAGGAGGCCAGGGCGGACGAGCCGGAGGAGGAGTACGAGGAGAACAAGCTCCTCAAGGCCGTCGAGAAGCGCTTCGGTGTCGCCGACCGCTACCACGGCACCAAGCTGTGGATCGAGCAGAACGGCAAGCGCGTCATGACGCCGATGCTGGTCGTGATGCTCGCCATCGGTAGCACGGACATCCTCTTCGCATTGGACTCCATTCCGGCGATCTTCGGCCTGACCCAGGACCCGTACATCGTCTTCACGGCCAACGCGTTCGCGCTCATGGGCCTGCGACAGCTGTACTTCCTCATCGGCGGTCTGCTGAAGAAGCTGGTCCACCTGTCCTACGGTCTGTCCGTGATCCTCGGCTTCATCGGCGTGAAGCTGGTGCTGCACGCCCTGCACGAGTCCGGGGTGCATGTCCCCGAGATCTCCATCCCGGTGTCGCTCGGCGTGATCTGCGCGGTCCTGGTCATCACCACGATCAGCAGCCTGATCGCCTCCAAGAAGCAGGCGGCGGCCGAGGCCGACCAGGAGAAGGACGAAGACGCCGAGAAGGACAGCGTCGAGGCCTGA
- a CDS encoding TerD family protein, with protein MTVNMTKGQAISLQKHDGGNLTAVRMGLGWQAAPRRGLFGSRTREIDLDASAVLFADKQPVDVVFFRHLVSDDGSVRHTGDNLVGGVGAGDDEAILVDLARVPVHIDQIVFTVNSFTGQTFQEVQNAFCRLVDETNGQELARYTLAGGGQYTAQIMAKVHRAGTGWQMTAIGSPANGRTFQDLMPAIVPVL; from the coding sequence GTGACCGTCAACATGACCAAGGGTCAGGCCATCAGTCTGCAGAAGCACGACGGCGGCAACCTGACCGCGGTGCGCATGGGTCTCGGCTGGCAGGCTGCTCCCCGGCGCGGCCTGTTCGGCTCCCGCACCCGCGAGATCGACCTCGACGCCTCCGCCGTGCTGTTCGCGGACAAGCAGCCCGTCGACGTCGTCTTCTTCCGCCACCTGGTGAGCGACGACGGCTCCGTCCGTCACACCGGCGACAACCTCGTCGGCGGTGTCGGCGCAGGCGACGACGAGGCGATCCTCGTCGACCTGGCCCGGGTCCCGGTCCACATCGACCAGATCGTCTTCACCGTCAACTCCTTCACGGGCCAGACCTTCCAGGAAGTGCAGAACGCGTTCTGCCGCCTGGTCGACGAGACCAACGGCCAGGAGCTCGCGCGTTACACCCTCGCGGGCGGCGGCCAGTACACGGCCCAGATCATGGCCAAGGTTCACCGCGCGGGCACGGGCTGGCAGATGACCGCCATCGGCTCGCCCGCAAACGGCCGCACCTTCCAGGACCTGATGCCGGCGATCGTGCCGGTCCTGTAG
- the uvrA gene encoding excinuclease ABC subunit UvrA, whose product MADRLIVRGAREHNLKNVSLDLPRDSLIVFTGLSGSGKSSLAFDTIFAEGQRRYVESLSSYARQFLGQMDKPDVDFIEGLSPAVSIDQKSTSRNPRSTVGTITEVYDYLRLLFARIGKPHCPQCSRPISRQSPQAIVDRVLELPEGSRFQVLSPLVRERKGEFVDLFADLQTKGYSRARVDGETVQLSNPPTLKKQEKHTVEVVVDRLTVKDSAKRRLTDSVETALGLSGGMVVLDFVDLPEDDPERERMFSEHLYCPYDDLSFEELEPRSFSFNSPFGACPDCSGIGTRMEVDPELIVPDEDKSLDEGAIHPWSHGHTKDYFGRLVGALADALGFRTDIPFAGLPQRARKALLHGHKTQIEVRYRNRYGRERVYTTAFEGAVPFVKRRHSEAESDAGRERFEGYMREVPCPTCEGTRLKPIVLAVTIMEKSIAEVSAMSISDCADFLGELKLDARDKKIAERVLKEVNERLRFLVDVGLDYLSLNRAAGTLSGGEAQRIRLATQIGSGLVGVLYVLDEPSIGLHQRDNHRLTETLVRLRDMGNTLIVVEHDEDTIKMADWIVDIGPGAGEHGGKVVHSGSLKELLDNAESQTGQYLSGRKAIPLPDIRRPLDPTRQLTVHGARENNLQDIDVSFPLGVFTAVTGVSGSGKSTLVNDILYTHLARELNGARSVPGRHTRVDGDDLVDKVVHVDQSPIGRTPRSNPATYTGVFDHVRKLFAETTEAKVRGYLPGRFSFNVKGGRCENCAGDGTIKIEMNFLPDVYVPCEVCHGARYNRETLEVHYKGKSIADVLNMPIEEATDFFEAVPAIARHLRTLKDVGLGYVRLGQSATTLSGGEAQRVKLASELQRRSTGRTVYVLDEPTTGLHFEDISKLLKVLSGLVDKGNTVIVIEHNLDVIKTADWVVDMGPEGGAGGGLVIAEGTPEQVAGVPASHTGKFLREILGADRISDAASVKAPRGAAARKTVAAKSTVKKTATARTAKSPATGMAAATAKKAVPAKKTTRARKA is encoded by the coding sequence GTGGCCGACCGTCTCATCGTCCGTGGCGCGCGCGAGCACAACCTGAAGAACGTCTCGCTCGACCTGCCACGCGACTCGCTCATCGTCTTCACGGGCCTGTCGGGGTCGGGCAAGTCCTCGCTGGCCTTTGACACGATCTTCGCCGAGGGGCAGCGCCGGTACGTCGAGTCGCTCTCCTCCTACGCCCGCCAGTTCCTCGGGCAGATGGACAAGCCGGACGTCGACTTCATCGAGGGGCTGTCCCCGGCGGTCTCCATCGACCAGAAGTCGACCTCGCGCAACCCGCGCTCGACGGTCGGCACCATCACCGAGGTCTACGACTATCTGCGGCTGCTCTTCGCGCGCATCGGCAAGCCGCACTGTCCCCAGTGCAGCCGCCCGATCTCGCGCCAGTCGCCGCAGGCCATCGTCGACCGCGTGCTGGAGCTGCCGGAGGGAAGCCGCTTCCAGGTGCTGTCCCCGCTGGTGCGGGAGCGCAAGGGTGAGTTCGTCGACCTCTTCGCCGACCTCCAGACCAAGGGGTACAGCCGCGCGCGGGTGGACGGCGAGACCGTCCAGCTCTCCAACCCGCCCACCCTGAAGAAGCAGGAGAAGCACACCGTCGAGGTGGTCGTCGACCGTCTCACGGTGAAGGACTCCGCCAAGCGCCGCCTCACCGACTCCGTGGAGACCGCCCTCGGCCTCTCCGGCGGCATGGTCGTGCTCGACTTCGTCGACCTCCCCGAGGACGACCCCGAGCGCGAGCGGATGTTCTCGGAGCACCTGTACTGCCCGTACGACGACCTGTCCTTCGAGGAGCTGGAGCCCCGCTCCTTCTCCTTCAACTCGCCCTTCGGTGCCTGCCCCGACTGCAGCGGCATCGGCACGCGCATGGAGGTCGACCCCGAGCTGATCGTCCCGGACGAGGACAAGTCGCTCGACGAGGGCGCCATCCACCCCTGGTCGCACGGACACACCAAGGACTATTTCGGCCGCCTCGTCGGAGCCCTCGCCGACGCGCTGGGATTCCGGACCGACATCCCCTTCGCCGGTCTCCCACAGCGCGCGAGGAAGGCGCTGCTGCACGGCCACAAGACACAGATCGAGGTCCGCTACCGCAACCGGTACGGACGTGAGCGCGTGTACACCACGGCCTTCGAGGGCGCGGTGCCCTTCGTGAAGCGGCGGCACAGCGAGGCGGAGAGCGACGCCGGCCGCGAGCGCTTCGAGGGCTATATGCGCGAGGTTCCCTGCCCGACCTGCGAGGGCACGCGTCTGAAGCCGATAGTCCTCGCGGTCACGATCATGGAGAAGTCGATCGCCGAGGTCTCCGCGATGTCCATCAGCGACTGCGCGGACTTCCTGGGCGAGCTGAAGCTCGACGCCCGCGACAAGAAGATCGCCGAGCGGGTGCTGAAGGAGGTCAACGAGCGGCTGCGGTTCCTGGTCGACGTGGGCCTGGACTACCTGTCGCTGAACCGCGCGGCCGGCACGCTCTCCGGCGGTGAGGCACAGCGCATCCGCCTGGCCACCCAGATCGGTTCCGGTCTCGTCGGCGTCCTGTACGTCCTGGACGAGCCCTCCATCGGTCTGCACCAGCGGGACAACCACCGGCTCACCGAGACCCTGGTCCGGCTGCGCGACATGGGCAACACGCTCATCGTCGTCGAGCACGACGAGGACACCATCAAGATGGCCGACTGGATCGTCGACATCGGCCCCGGCGCGGGCGAGCACGGCGGCAAGGTCGTGCACAGCGGCTCCCTGAAGGAACTGCTGGACAATGCCGAGTCGCAGACCGGGCAGTACCTGTCGGGCAGGAAGGCCATCCCGCTGCCCGACATCCGCCGCCCGCTCGACCCGACCCGGCAGCTCACGGTGCACGGTGCCCGGGAGAACAACCTCCAGGACATCGACGTGTCCTTCCCGCTGGGCGTCTTCACGGCCGTCACCGGCGTCTCCGGCTCCGGCAAGTCCACGCTGGTCAACGACATCCTGTACACGCACCTGGCACGCGAGCTGAACGGCGCGAGGAGCGTACCGGGGCGGCACACGCGCGTGGACGGCGACGACCTCGTCGACAAGGTCGTGCACGTCGACCAGTCGCCGATCGGCCGCACCCCCCGGTCCAACCCGGCGACGTACACCGGCGTCTTCGACCACGTCCGCAAGCTGTTCGCCGAGACCACCGAGGCGAAGGTCCGCGGCTATCTGCCCGGCCGCTTCTCCTTCAACGTCAAGGGCGGTCGCTGCGAGAACTGCGCGGGCGACGGCACCATCAAGATCGAGATGAACTTCCTCCCGGACGTCTACGTCCCGTGCGAGGTCTGCCACGGCGCCCGGTACAACCGGGAGACCCTGGAGGTCCACTACAAGGGCAAGTCCATCGCCGATGTGCTGAACATGCCGATCGAGGAGGCGACGGACTTCTTCGAGGCCGTCCCCGCGATCGCCCGCCACCTCAGGACGCTGAAGGACGTCGGCCTCGGCTACGTCCGGCTCGGCCAGTCCGCGACCACCCTGTCCGGCGGCGAGGCCCAGCGCGTCAAGCTCGCCAGCGAGCTGCAGCGCCGCTCCACCGGACGCACGGTCTACGTCCTGGACGAGCCGACCACCGGTCTGCACTTCGAGGACATCAGCAAGCTCCTCAAGGTACTGTCCGGCCTGGTCGACAAGGGCAACACGGTCATCGTCATCGAGCACAACCTCGACGTCATCAAGACCGCCGACTGGGTCGTCGACATGGGTCCCGAGGGCGGCGCCGGCGGTGGCCTCGTCATCGCCGAGGGCACGCCCGAGCAGGTCGCCGGGGTTCCGGCCAGCCACACGGGAAAGTTCCTGCGCGAGATCCTCGGCGCCGACCGCATCAGCGACGCGGCCTCGGTGAAGGCCCCGCGCGGGGCGGCGGCCAGGAAGACGGTCGCCGCCAAGTCGACCGTGAAGAAGACGGCGACGGCCCGGACGGCCAAGAGCCCGGCGACCGGGATGGCGGCGGCCACGGCGAAGAAGGCCGTGCCCGCGAAGAAGACCACGCGGGCACGCAAGGCCTGA
- a CDS encoding TerD family protein, translated as MTAELVRGQNHPLPEVRLEIRVAAGTPIVAGATLVDEHGRVRGVEWIAHPGAPTLPGIEVSQQAAADHRLAVDLDAVAPSVHRLTVLLALPSGTGGPARFGTVAAPFVAVTGLDGTEVASYTITDLEAESAVIALELYRRQGAWKVRAVGQGYAGGLAELLTDQGLPEAQQLAGRIHEAVARGLARSVATPPPRPPDTDRSRQTTAPAAGPDQAHGGTPPQGVTGSTSPQRGDRPTSPYGSTPPYGAHAATPPDHAAAQHGGPDPVDPSSGTHPAAPTAGGSVDYAHPRRRTTASPPPPPTARSAQPGQPAQPVAGDATGWSMDERLYNQVWGMFEDLSRTTAAYRSAVDFAESRMEQELDKVLSDPRSRIGGQGDAAREAARDKHAQLVDQARTALDRDLVQLRAEAEVVEPALPPAYASWDNPVWHGYRVPMEIPMALRLGDLRLPESEGVRIPMLVRLPLERGLWVDSGRSGSRDALVDADELRRLALDTAVSLAARLLAVHPPGEFAVHVVDAAGAASSALAPLVQTGVLAGPPAAGAAGASDVLGRLTQRVDLVQMAVRGDAADSLPPGLDTAEQLLIVNDFPHGFDDRAVTQLRYLADEGPAVGVHLMMVADRQDAVAYGPLLDPLWRSLLRLTPTPDDHLADPWVGHAWTYEPSSVPPGSRVLHHVLDRVADARRSWNR; from the coding sequence ATGACGGCCGAGCTGGTCCGGGGGCAGAACCATCCGCTGCCCGAGGTCCGACTGGAGATCCGCGTCGCGGCCGGCACGCCGATCGTGGCCGGAGCCACCCTCGTCGACGAGCACGGCCGGGTGCGCGGCGTGGAGTGGATCGCCCACCCGGGGGCGCCCACCCTGCCGGGCATCGAGGTGTCCCAGCAGGCGGCGGCCGACCACCGCCTCGCCGTGGACCTCGACGCCGTGGCGCCGTCCGTGCACCGGCTGACCGTGCTGCTAGCCCTGCCGTCCGGGACCGGCGGCCCGGCGCGATTCGGCACCGTCGCCGCGCCTTTCGTCGCGGTCACCGGCCTCGACGGCACCGAGGTCGCCAGCTACACGATCACCGACCTGGAGGCGGAGTCCGCCGTCATCGCCCTTGAGCTGTACCGCAGGCAGGGCGCCTGGAAGGTCCGCGCGGTCGGCCAGGGGTACGCGGGCGGCCTCGCGGAGCTGCTCACCGACCAGGGCCTGCCCGAGGCCCAGCAGCTCGCCGGCCGCATCCACGAGGCCGTGGCCCGGGGCCTCGCCCGCTCGGTGGCCACGCCCCCGCCCCGCCCGCCGGACACGGACCGCTCCCGCCAGACGACCGCACCCGCAGCGGGCCCCGACCAGGCCCACGGCGGTACGCCACCCCAGGGCGTGACCGGGAGCACATCACCGCAGCGGGGAGACCGACCCACCTCCCCGTACGGCAGCACGCCCCCGTACGGCGCCCACGCCGCCACGCCGCCCGACCATGCGGCGGCCCAACACGGTGGCCCCGATCCGGTCGACCCGTCCAGCGGTACCCACCCCGCCGCGCCCACCGCCGGCGGCTCCGTCGACTACGCTCACCCCCGCCGCCGGACCACCGCATCGCCGCCGCCCCCGCCGACCGCGCGTTCGGCCCAGCCGGGACAGCCCGCGCAGCCCGTCGCCGGTGACGCGACCGGCTGGTCCATGGACGAGCGGCTCTACAACCAGGTGTGGGGCATGTTCGAGGATCTGTCCCGCACCACCGCCGCTTACCGCAGCGCCGTCGACTTCGCCGAGTCGCGCATGGAGCAGGAGCTCGACAAGGTCCTCTCCGACCCGCGCAGCCGCATCGGCGGTCAGGGCGACGCCGCGCGAGAGGCCGCCCGTGACAAGCACGCCCAGCTCGTCGACCAGGCCAGGACCGCTCTCGACCGCGACCTCGTCCAGCTCCGGGCCGAGGCCGAGGTCGTCGAGCCCGCGCTGCCCCCGGCGTACGCGAGCTGGGACAACCCGGTCTGGCACGGCTACCGGGTGCCGATGGAGATCCCGATGGCCCTGCGCCTCGGCGACCTCCGGCTGCCGGAGAGCGAGGGCGTGCGCATCCCGATGCTGGTCCGGTTGCCGCTGGAGCGCGGCCTGTGGGTGGACAGCGGCCGCTCAGGTTCCCGCGACGCGCTCGTCGACGCCGACGAACTGCGCCGTCTGGCGCTGGACACGGCGGTGTCGCTCGCGGCACGCCTGCTCGCCGTCCATCCGCCGGGCGAGTTCGCGGTGCACGTCGTCGACGCGGCCGGGGCCGCTTCCTCCGCGCTGGCACCGCTGGTGCAGACCGGTGTGCTCGCCGGGCCGCCCGCCGCCGGGGCCGCGGGAGCCTCGGACGTCCTGGGGCGGCTCACCCAGCGGGTCGACCTCGTGCAGATGGCGGTGCGCGGCGACGCGGCCGACTCACTGCCCCCCGGCCTCGACACGGCCGAGCAACTGCTGATCGTCAATGACTTCCCGCACGGTTTCGACGACCGCGCCGTGACCCAGCTCCGCTACCTCGCGGACGAGGGCCCGGCCGTGGGCGTCCATCTGATGATGGTCGCGGACCGGCAGGACGCCGTCGCGTACGGGCCGCTGCTGGACCCGCTGTGGCGTTCGCTGCTGCGACTCACGCCGACCCCCGACGACCACCTCGCCGACCCCTGGGTCGGGCACGCGTGGACGTACGAGCCGTCGAGCGTCCCACCCGGCAGTCGGGTTCTGCACCACGTACTGGACCGGGTCGCCGACGCCCGCCGCTCCTGGAACCGCTGA
- the aroQ gene encoding type II 3-dehydroquinate dehydratase — MPRTLANAPIMILNGPNLNLLGQRQPEIYGSDTLADVEALCAKAAAAHGGTVDFRQSNHEGELVDWIHEARLNHSGIVINPGAYSHTSVAILDALNTCDGMPVLEVHISNIHRRETFRHHSYVSLRADGVIAGCGVQGYVFGVERVAVLVGTGKAEA, encoded by the coding sequence GTGCCCCGCACCCTGGCCAACGCCCCGATCATGATTCTCAACGGCCCCAACCTGAACCTTCTGGGGCAGCGGCAGCCCGAGATCTACGGTTCCGACACGCTCGCCGACGTCGAGGCGCTGTGCGCGAAGGCGGCGGCGGCGCACGGCGGCACGGTGGACTTCCGGCAGTCCAACCACGAGGGCGAACTGGTCGACTGGATCCACGAGGCGCGGCTCAACCACTCCGGCATCGTCATCAACCCCGGTGCCTACTCGCACACCTCCGTGGCCATCCTGGACGCCCTCAACACGTGCGACGGGATGCCCGTGCTGGAGGTCCACATCTCCAACATCCACCGGCGCGAGACGTTCCGGCACCACTCCTATGTCTCCCTGCGCGCCGACGGGGTCATCGCCGGGTGCGGGGTGCAGGGCTATGTGTTCGGCGTGGAGCGGGTCGCCGTGCTGGTGGGTACGGGGAAGGCCGAGGCCTAG